In Marinobacter salinisoli, the DNA window CGTCAGGTTTTCGCCTTTTTCGATATCAATTTGAACAAACTCGGCCTCGTCCAGAAGGCCTTTTTCTGCCATGAACATGCGCACGCGGCGGGGATTCGGGGCGGTACTGGTCTCAAATATTTTCATTGTTGTTGACTCCATTCCGGACGGGTTGCTAGAGGACGGACGCTCGAATCACGCTTGAGCCTGCCGGGAACCGGCCGGCGCGTCAAGCACCGGCAATCCGGCCGGCGGGCCCGACACATTTTACATTTCAAAAAATCTTTAGGGTTGTAACTTTTTTCAGGATCTCTATCCTAAAAAATGAACATTCAAAATGGGATCAACGACTTGAGCAAACGTTTCCGGTTTCTCACAACACGTCTCCCCCTGATCGGTTCCGATCACGATCCCGTACTCTCCACTGTAACTTCCTATAAATCTAAGACTGACAGGAGAAGTCATGCGTAAACTTACATCGGCTGTATTGCTGTGCGCCGCTGCCGCGCCGTCCCTGGCGCAAGCGAACGAGTGTGGCGAAGTTTCCATTACCGAAATGAACTGGGCGTCCGCCTCGGTGGTCACCAACGTGGCCAAGTTCATCATGGAACAGGGTTACGGCTGTGACGTCGCCGTGGTGCCCTCCGACACCGTACCTGCGGTTACCTCCGTTGCCGAAAACGGCGAGCCGGATATCGTCACCGAGCTGTGGCTGAACTCCACCGGTGATGCTTACCAGCGCCTTGAGCAGGAAGGCAAAATCGAGCGCGTCAGCAAGGTTCTGGATCCCGGCGGCGTTGAAGGCTGGTGGGTTCCGACCTACCTGGTGGAAAAACACCCGGAGCTGAAAACAATCGAAGGCATCATGGCCAACCCGGAGCTGGTGGGCGCGCAGTTCAACAACTGTCCCGACGGCTGGGGTTGCCGGATTGTCAACGACAACCTGGTTGAAGCTCTGGACCTGGAAGCGTCCGGCATTGAAGTGTTCAACCATGGCTCTGGCGAAACCCTCGCATCGTCCATGGCAGCGGCGGTTCAGGACGAAGAAGCCTGGTTCGGCTACTACTGGGGCCCGACCGTTCCTCTGGGCAAGTTCGACATGACCCGCGTCGATCTGGGCGAGTATGACGCCGAGGCGCACTCTGCCAACCAGAACAAGGACAACGAAAACCCGAAGGTGTCCGACTTCCCGGCCGCCCCGGTGCTGACGTCGGTAACCAGCGACTTCCGCGAGCGTGAGCCGGAAGTGGTTGAGATGCTGAGCAAGATGACCTTCAAGACCGACACCATGAGCGCCGTCCTGGCCTGGAAGAGCGAGAACAACGCCTCTGCCGAGGAAGCCGCGGTGTACTTCCTGAGCAACAACACCGAGACCTGGAAGGAGTGGCTGAACGATTCAGCCCAGCAGAAGCTGGCCGCCATCCTCGGCAACTAATCCTTCCGCATCAAGACAGGGCCGCTAAGGCCCTGTCTGCTTTCAAGCGATCCCATTGATGCTTACCTGGCGACCCTAACGCGCAGGAAACGGATAGATCATGGCTACTTACGATTTTGTTTTTTCATCACTGGGTCTGGATGACTGGTGTGCTGCGGGCAAGAGCGACGGCCCCATGTCCATGGCGGACCTGCTGGCCAAGGCCAACGGAGGCAAACAGGAGGACACGTCGGTCTGGGACCTGCCCTTCCCCTCGATGGATGCACTGAACGAGGCCTGCCCCGCATTCCCTCAATCCCGGGAACTGACCAAGGGGCTGGAACAGGGCTTCCTCGACATCAAGGACAGCCTCAGCATTCTACTCGACCCGATTACCCAACCA includes these proteins:
- a CDS encoding ABC transporter substrate-binding protein; its protein translation is MRKLTSAVLLCAAAAPSLAQANECGEVSITEMNWASASVVTNVAKFIMEQGYGCDVAVVPSDTVPAVTSVAENGEPDIVTELWLNSTGDAYQRLEQEGKIERVSKVLDPGGVEGWWVPTYLVEKHPELKTIEGIMANPELVGAQFNNCPDGWGCRIVNDNLVEALDLEASGIEVFNHGSGETLASSMAAAVQDEEAWFGYYWGPTVPLGKFDMTRVDLGEYDAEAHSANQNKDNENPKVSDFPAAPVLTSVTSDFREREPEVVEMLSKMTFKTDTMSAVLAWKSENNASAEEAAVYFLSNNTETWKEWLNDSAQQKLAAILGN